A region from the Oceanidesulfovibrio marinus genome encodes:
- a CDS encoding sensor histidine kinase, with amino-acid sequence MREHGKRRPRLRTILLVVNLLVLILPLGSIYFLRIYENELVRQTESELLVQGAFIAAMYRQRLYEIAGSDEVWLGIPAPAKVQEKMEEEKDEPYHPIPATIDLFEDWIYEPRAKAETVDAVPDPLVLDVSGAILPVLKDVQRTTLAGIRVVDYQGLIVASTGYEQGNSLARIREIGHALRGEAYSIIRERRDDTPRPPLTSISRGSNIRVFVSMPIFFQERIVGAVYLSRTPRSILKALYEKRTMVLLLGLGLLTVAVLLGLLTSYTITRPVGALIGKARSLARGEKVERFPRGRFMAQEVEQLADAFQSMAEDIEYRTQYIRDFAMHVSHEFKTPLTAIQGSVELLQTHLGDMTEAQRERFLVNMTKDTDRLQRLVSRLLELARADVFEPSNESADIAAMGLRIRESFKDSDMEIEVAAEGGVRARIAPDVLETIIVALVDNSQQHGADCVRYKARRKGPVVELIIADNGEGVSPANVDKVFTPFFTTNRKNGGTGLGLSIVRALLTAHKGAIELKPGTVGGATFVITLPAENAR; translated from the coding sequence GTGAGGGAGCACGGGAAAAGGCGGCCCCGGCTGCGCACCATCCTGCTGGTGGTGAACCTGCTCGTGCTCATCCTGCCTCTGGGCTCCATCTACTTTCTGCGTATTTACGAGAACGAGCTGGTACGCCAGACCGAGTCCGAGCTGCTGGTGCAGGGCGCGTTCATCGCCGCCATGTACAGGCAGCGGCTGTACGAGATTGCCGGGAGTGACGAGGTCTGGCTGGGCATACCCGCGCCTGCCAAAGTGCAGGAGAAGATGGAGGAGGAAAAGGACGAGCCGTACCATCCCATTCCGGCGACCATCGATCTGTTCGAGGACTGGATCTACGAGCCCAGGGCCAAGGCCGAGACAGTGGATGCCGTGCCCGATCCGCTGGTTCTGGACGTCAGCGGCGCCATCCTGCCTGTGCTGAAAGACGTGCAGCGCACCACCCTGGCTGGCATCCGCGTGGTGGACTACCAGGGCCTGATCGTGGCGAGCACGGGGTATGAGCAGGGCAACTCCCTGGCGCGCATCCGGGAGATCGGCCACGCGCTGAGAGGGGAGGCGTACAGCATCATCCGCGAGCGCCGGGACGACACGCCGCGGCCGCCGCTCACCTCCATCAGCCGCGGCTCCAACATTCGGGTCTTCGTGTCCATGCCCATCTTTTTCCAGGAGCGCATCGTGGGCGCGGTCTATCTTTCGCGTACGCCACGCAGCATCCTCAAGGCGTTGTACGAGAAGCGCACCATGGTCCTGCTGCTGGGCCTGGGCTTGCTGACCGTGGCCGTTCTGCTCGGTCTGCTCACCTCGTACACCATCACCCGGCCGGTGGGCGCGCTCATCGGCAAGGCGCGGTCCCTGGCCAGGGGGGAGAAGGTCGAGCGCTTCCCGCGCGGGCGGTTCATGGCCCAGGAGGTGGAGCAGCTCGCTGACGCCTTCCAGTCCATGGCCGAGGACATCGAGTACCGCACGCAGTACATCCGCGACTTCGCCATGCACGTGTCCCACGAGTTCAAGACGCCGCTCACAGCGATCCAGGGCTCGGTGGAGCTGCTGCAGACCCATCTGGGCGACATGACCGAGGCCCAGCGCGAGCGATTCCTGGTCAACATGACCAAGGATACGGACCGCTTGCAGCGGCTGGTGTCGCGGCTTTTGGAGCTTGCCCGCGCCGATGTGTTCGAGCCTTCCAACGAGTCGGCGGACATCGCCGCTATGGGGCTGCGGATTCGCGAGAGCTTCAAGGACTCCGACATGGAAATAGAGGTGGCCGCTGAGGGCGGCGTTCGCGCGCGCATTGCGCCGGACGTGCTGGAGACCATCATCGTCGCGCTTGTGGACAACAGCCAGCAGCACGGCGCGGACTGCGTGCGCTACAAGGCGCGGCGCAAGGGGCCGGTGGTGGAGCTCATCATTGCGGACAACGGGGAGGGCGTCTCCCCGGCCAACGTGGACAAGGTCTTCACGCCGTTCTTCACCACCAACCGCAAGAACGGCGGCACCGGACTGGGCCTAAGCATTGTGCGGGCGCTGTTGACCGCGCACAAGGGTGCGATCGAGCTGAAGCCCGGAACGGTAGGCGGCGCGACCTTCGTCATCACCCTGCCGGCGGAAAACGCGCGGTAG
- a CDS encoding Ig-like domain-containing protein, producing MPASKTMTIVFLAACLAVFIALPILAADNELPQVASTSPANGAQNVAPGKTELRVTFSKPMRDQSWSWAYEDQATFPQITAQPHYEDGGVTCVLPVLLEPGKSYVIWLNTANLHNFTDEAGNALPPYRWEFHTGK from the coding sequence ATGCCTGCTTCAAAAACAATGACGATCGTGTTCCTGGCAGCCTGTCTGGCCGTGTTCATCGCCCTTCCGATCTTGGCTGCGGATAACGAACTGCCGCAGGTTGCCTCCACCTCCCCTGCCAACGGCGCGCAGAATGTGGCGCCCGGCAAAACCGAGCTCCGCGTGACCTTCAGCAAGCCCATGCGCGACCAGAGCTGGTCGTGGGCGTACGAGGACCAGGCCACATTCCCGCAGATAACCGCGCAACCCCACTACGAAGACGGCGGCGTCACCTGCGTTCTCCCCGTACTGCTGGAGCCGGGCAAAAGCTATGTGATCTGGCTGAACACGGCGAATCTCCACAACTTTACGGATGAAGCCGGCAACGCGCTGCCGCCGTACCGCTGGGAGTTCCACACCGGGAAGTAG
- the gnd gene encoding phosphogluconate dehydrogenase (NAD(+)-dependent, decarboxylating) produces MQIAMIGLGRMGRNMAARLLRNGHDVVAYNRTFEKTEALAIEEGGFAARSLEEVVEHLKPPRTVWLMLPAGGVVDQHVDQFLGLLQEGDILVDGGNSNFHDDKPRHDKAAEKGVHYLDAGVSGGVWGLEEGFCMMLGGPRKAFEHVEPAIKTMAPDKGYYYCGAKPGSGHFVKMVHNGIEYAIMQAYAEGFNILEKSDFREELDYAEICEMWNHGSVIRSWLLELTGRAFKEDPGLKDIAAWVDDSGEGRWTVQQAVDTATPAPVIALALMERFRSRDESSFADRILAAQRNQFGGHAMKHKD; encoded by the coding sequence ATGCAGATAGCGATGATCGGCCTCGGCAGAATGGGACGCAACATGGCCGCCCGGCTGCTGCGCAATGGCCACGACGTGGTGGCGTATAACCGCACATTCGAGAAGACCGAGGCTCTGGCAATAGAGGAGGGCGGATTCGCCGCCCGCAGTCTGGAGGAGGTGGTGGAGCATCTGAAACCGCCGCGCACCGTGTGGCTCATGCTACCGGCAGGCGGGGTAGTGGATCAGCATGTGGACCAGTTCCTCGGCCTGCTCCAGGAAGGCGACATCCTCGTCGACGGCGGCAACTCCAACTTCCACGACGACAAGCCCAGACACGACAAGGCCGCGGAAAAAGGCGTGCACTACCTGGACGCGGGCGTTTCCGGCGGGGTGTGGGGTCTGGAGGAAGGGTTCTGCATGATGCTCGGCGGCCCGCGCAAGGCGTTCGAGCACGTGGAGCCGGCCATCAAGACGATGGCTCCGGACAAGGGCTACTATTACTGCGGGGCCAAGCCGGGCTCCGGCCACTTCGTGAAGATGGTCCACAACGGCATCGAGTACGCGATCATGCAGGCCTATGCCGAAGGGTTCAACATCCTGGAAAAATCGGACTTCCGCGAGGAGCTGGACTACGCCGAGATCTGCGAGATGTGGAACCACGGCAGCGTCATCCGCTCCTGGCTGCTGGAGCTGACGGGCAGGGCGTTCAAAGAAGACCCGGGCCTCAAGGACATCGCGGCGTGGGTGGACGACTCCGGTGAGGGACGCTGGACCGTGCAGCAGGCCGTGGATACAGCCACGCCGGCGCCGGTCATTGCGCTGGCGCTCATGGAGCGCTTCCGCTCCCGCGACGAGTCCAGCTTTGCCGACCGCATCCTCGCGGCGCAGCGCAACCAGTTTGGCGGCCACGCCATGAAACATAAAGATTGA
- the zwf gene encoding glucose-6-phosphate dehydrogenase gives MGDSKDPKELLAADRSGTFECSTMPKLEPCAIVIFGATGDLTSRKLFPALYKLYASEDMPDGFVIMGVGRTEYGDDAFRDKMREALEEFAPNFDHGLWHKLASRLYYHTLEYDELDGYKSLEKRLQEIDKNEKANGETQGNRLFYLAVPPELYTTIANHLGDAGLAAPGQESGWPRIVVEKPFGHDLPSARELDAALHRSFSESQIFRIDHYLAKETVQNILMLRFANAIFEPLWNRNYIDYVSIIAAESLGVGHRAGYYDTAGVLRDMFQNHMMQLLALSAMSPPSSFHADRVRDEKTRVYRSLRPFDVEREFKDLVLGQYMSGTVHGEKVPAYRKEKNVPEDSNTPTFAMLRAYLDNWRWQGVPFYITSGKRLADKVSRIVVQFKEIPHSMLRGVVEQSIEQNKLFLGIYPDEVIHMYFMAKQPAPLLCLSPVYMHYGFKESGVGPELEAYEKVLLDCIMGDQMLFWRQDGVELTWGFLTPILEMCDDCGTMERHLHRYKAGSWGPNEACELHPGFFADVTTSTS, from the coding sequence ATGGGTGATTCAAAAGATCCGAAGGAGCTGCTGGCCGCGGATCGTTCCGGGACCTTCGAGTGCAGTACGATGCCGAAGCTGGAGCCGTGCGCCATCGTCATCTTCGGCGCCACGGGCGACCTGACTTCGCGCAAGCTTTTTCCGGCGCTGTACAAGCTGTACGCCAGCGAGGACATGCCGGACGGCTTCGTGATCATGGGCGTTGGCCGTACCGAGTACGGTGACGACGCGTTCCGCGACAAGATGCGCGAGGCCCTGGAGGAGTTCGCGCCCAACTTCGACCATGGCCTCTGGCACAAGCTCGCCTCGCGTCTGTACTACCACACGCTGGAGTACGACGAGCTCGACGGCTACAAGTCGCTGGAAAAACGGTTGCAGGAGATCGACAAGAACGAAAAGGCAAATGGTGAGACGCAGGGCAATCGGCTCTTCTACCTGGCCGTGCCGCCTGAGCTCTACACCACCATCGCCAACCACCTGGGCGACGCCGGTCTGGCCGCTCCAGGCCAGGAGAGCGGCTGGCCGCGCATTGTCGTGGAAAAACCGTTCGGCCACGACCTGCCCAGCGCTCGGGAGCTGGACGCAGCCCTGCACCGCAGCTTCTCCGAGAGCCAGATCTTCCGCATCGACCACTATCTGGCCAAGGAGACCGTGCAGAACATCCTGATGTTGCGTTTCGCCAACGCGATCTTCGAGCCGCTTTGGAACCGCAACTACATCGACTACGTCTCCATCATTGCGGCGGAGAGCCTGGGCGTGGGCCACCGCGCCGGGTACTACGACACAGCCGGCGTGCTGCGCGACATGTTCCAGAACCACATGATGCAGCTCCTGGCGCTCTCGGCCATGAGCCCGCCGTCGAGCTTCCATGCCGACCGCGTACGCGACGAGAAGACCCGGGTGTACCGCAGCCTGCGGCCTTTTGACGTGGAGCGGGAGTTCAAGGACCTAGTGCTGGGCCAGTACATGTCCGGCACGGTGCACGGCGAGAAGGTGCCCGCATACCGCAAGGAGAAGAACGTTCCGGAAGATTCCAACACGCCCACGTTCGCCATGCTGCGCGCCTATCTGGACAACTGGCGCTGGCAGGGCGTGCCCTTCTACATCACCTCGGGCAAGCGCCTGGCGGATAAGGTCTCGCGTATCGTTGTGCAGTTCAAGGAGATCCCCCACTCCATGCTGCGCGGCGTGGTGGAGCAGAGCATCGAGCAGAACAAGCTGTTCCTGGGCATCTACCCGGACGAGGTCATCCACATGTACTTCATGGCCAAGCAGCCCGCGCCGCTGCTGTGCCTCTCGCCGGTGTACATGCACTACGGCTTCAAGGAGTCCGGCGTCGGGCCGGAGCTGGAGGCGTACGAGAAGGTCCTGCTCGATTGCATCATGGGCGACCAGATGCTCTTCTGGCGGCAGGACGGCGTGGAGCTCACCTGGGGCTTCCTCACTCCCATCCTGGAGATGTGCGATGATTGCGGCACCATGGAACGCCACCTGCACCGCTACAAGGCCGGAAGCTGGGGGCCAAACGAGGCGTGCGAGCTGCATCCAGGCTTCTTTGCAGACGTTACCACGTCAACATCATAG